The following is a genomic window from Gallus gallus isolate bGalGal1 chromosome 21, bGalGal1.mat.broiler.GRCg7b, whole genome shotgun sequence.
GTGCCACTTTCTTTGCTTAGAGGAACAGCTCTCTCAAGCCAAACTTTTCTCACCTCCAATGTCCCATCTCCATTCTCAGTGCCTTTCCTGCACCAGGCTTTATTCCCATTGATCACCAGTCACCGCTCCTGCAGGTATATCACATAGCAAAGTGTATGCAAAGGGCAGTGTGGGTCCCACACAGTCAGTGTGCTTTGCTTGACGACAAGTCTTTGCTGTCAATGGATGGAGACAGAGCATGGGAGCAGCTTCATTTCCAACAGGTGCACATCACAAGACAAGACTGAGGGCCCGTATGAAACTCATCTCCTAAGTTGAAGTACATCACATGAAGGGCTATCACCAAAGTCCATGCCAGGCTGTTGAACcattctgctgtttttccccccacagaGCAGCAACATTGCGCAACAATTAACTCTATTTCCACATGTTAAATCATGTAGTTAACCCTAAAATCCTTTGCACTAATAAATACTTTAATAAATCCTCCGCTTATCAGTGTGCACTTTTATTTCCTTGGTGAGTCAGCTCTAGTCCTTCAGACTCTGCTTCTCCAAACCAGTTCAGCCTTCAGGTGGAGCTGTGCCCTTAGGGTCACAACCAGAAGGAACCATTCAGGGACCAGGCTTTAAACACCTGAGAACTTTTTCAGGAGGCCAGGTCCCTGGGAAATTAATTCCTTGGAAAACTATCTGTAATGTCTCAATTGAGGTGCCCTCAATGGCAGATCTGGACATGCTTGGAAACACGGCCCCATGGTCACTGCCCAAACCTGACCCCAGCACACAATAAGTTCACACATCTCTGGGAATGAATGAGCTCCACCTGGCTCATATACTCAGAGTGCCTCTGGGGGCTATTAAAGGATTAGGAGAGGGGCTGAAACTCTGGCAGCTGATGTGTGAGCACTAAGGAACAAAAGGAGCTATTTCCAAAGACTGGAGTGCCACAGGAACAACTGTGTATCAGCAGCCCGTGAATAAGCACAGGGCCAATGGAACACTCCTAAGCTCAAGAATAAGGCTCTGGAAGGACTCACCAGCAACAGTTAGCTTTTCAGGACTGTCTGGTGAGCAGGGTAAGGGTGAGATTAAAGCCATGTGCATTTCCAGTCTTACGGTCCTCTGTATAGGTGACAGGATGCATGCCCCTATGAACCCATCTCTCAGAGCACCTTGGCACATCTGACACACTCCACTCAGAATACCAAGCATCAAAGGCCTGCCCTCACACATGCTGACCCTCAAAGTCATGTTCAAAGAATGGCCAAGGAATACAATGCACTTCTTGCATGTGACTGACCAAAACCCAGCCCAggtgttttgttctgtgtcaCTTGAGGTGGGTCAGTCAGGACATAAGGGACGTGCACCACACTGTGACATCAGTTCTTTGATCACAGAACTGCGCTGACTGCAGGCATTGCCCCTTCCTAGTGACAAATACAAGGAATGGGAAAACTTGCCTCTGTAGTCACCAGGCCACAAAGCAGAGTGGTCCCACTGATTACTCATAATGAGAACAACCTTAAGACAGAAATAAAGGGTTATTTGAAAACTTCTGTGGGAGTTGTGCAGAAAGTCTGAATGAAGGTCAGAATTGAGCCATATTCTTCCACTGATCAGATCCTGGAAAACACCTGGGCCAGTCTAAGCACTGGGTTGTGTCACAGATCACTGCCCAAAACTTCTGACTTGTCTGCCTTCACACTTGGAACAGTCTGCAAATCCATCATCTGTTCCACATCTGTCTGAATCTCCACCTTGTTCCTCTTGGCCATGATTCTGTTGATTTCCATGaaggttttgttctttgtctCAGGAACAATGAAGAAGATGTAGACCATGGTGGCAAGGCATATACCACAGAAGATGAGGAAGCTGTAGGCCCCTAGTCCAGCCTGAAACAATGAAAGATGACAGAGTAAGGGTCAGGGCAATACTCCAGTTGTGTTCAGTCCATGCTTGGACACACTGAATCCTGCAATAGTTATACATGCAGCCACAGCAACATTCACATACTTCAAGTGGAACAACTCAAAGCTAGTGGTGGTTCAGGATCCTGTCTTCTGATACCACCAAGATAGATTTACTGGAAACCACCATGGATTTACTGGAAAAGGTGCCTAAGGGTGAGGGCCTGTCACACAAGCTCAAGTGAACCCACCAGTTCCCCTTGCACTGCTAAAATAAGTCATTATAGCAATCTATGGGTCACTTCTACTGGGATCGGTGCGAATTGGTGACCCAGAGATCACTAACTTTGAGCTAAAGCCGTGTGCCATCCCCTGCTCACACCTTACCTCCATGTAGAGGAACACGAGTCCCACAGTGAAGTTGCAGAGCCAGTGCACAGAGCCACCCACCATGAAGGCGGCAGGCCGGGATGACTGCAGGAACATCTCAGTGATCATCACAAAGGGGATCGGACCTGGAAGAGTTGTATGTATGGAAATCCCAAAGGCATCCCTACAGACGCAAGCATCGCAGCCCAGCTGGTAGGGTTCACCAATCTCAACACAGCTTTGCTTGAGATCTCACTGTACATCTCAGGTGCAAACTCAGTTGTGCTTTGGCTTTTCCTCTTGAAAGCCAGATGCTCCCCTGCCTCATGGGCACAGCACTCCGATTGCTGGAGCACCAATCTAGCTGACAATCAGCCAGGTTCATGGCTGCACAGGAGGAATTTGACCTCCTTAGATCAGCCCCACAGAACTCTTCGTTTGATGCTTAGTGTAATGCTTGCCTTTACCCAATCTGTGGAGGGGACTGGACTAGTTTGTGCATACTCACTGGCTCCAATAGCATGTCCGATGATGTAAATGATGACACACACTATGCTGAGGTAAGACATCCATGAGACAGTGTTCTGTGAGGAATATCATAGTTAGAGTTAGAGTTGGTTCTCAACTCAAAGTCACCAACACATTCAAGGCATTAATTGATGCAAGATTTGGGGGTGTTCAGAAGTCATCCCCTGTTGCCAGCTATGCCCAGGCTGACATGCCAAGCCATTGAGCACATGCTCTGTATACCATCTTTGCTTCCAACCAGAGGATGCAACAGAGGCATGAACACAATAGGCTGGGAGAAGCATCCACACAGCAGCATCATGGCTCTGCCTGGGTTCATTTTGGGTAGACATTTGGGTACTGAGAGACCTCCCACACTAACTCCAAAATACACCAGGAGCACCAGGGCGATGCAGCTACACACCTGGAGGTTGAGGGCCAAAGTCAACACTGCACAGGAGCCGCAGCACAACCCaaagccagcaagcagcaggatTCTCCTTCCCAAGGACTCCACAATGAAAACCTGAAAGAGACAGAAGAGGGTAAGAGATCAAATAATCAAAGCACAGAGCTTTATTCTACCCAATTCAATTAAGGTAATATTTGGCTATTAAGAAATGCAGTGAAATCCCCCCCATTTGCTAATGTATTGTGAGTAGGAAGTGACTCAGGAACTGCAAAAAGCCAGGCACGCCTCTGTTGGTACCCAGCTCCAGAGAGCTGTAGGGGAGCACTGCATGGCaagaggagggcagagcagcctgGAAACCAGACATCCAAACCCGCTGAGGCTCAGAGAGCCCTAAAAGAAACTTACAGCAAGTAAAGTCATGAGGACGTTGATGGCACCTATGGACACGGTGACATACTGAACGTGGTCGGTCTCCACACCTGCTGACAGGAAGATTCTGTCTGCATAGTAGAAGACCTGCAGCACAAccaaatgtatttaaatgtggccagaagcagagcacaggaaTCCTATTCTGGCTGTTTCTACAATCCTAGAAGTGGAACACAGGAACTCAAAAACTATTTCAGTGCTGGAGATGTTGGTGTTAAGATCCAGACACAAACATCTCACCTCCAAAAACATCCCAAATACCCTTACAGGACAGCTGGGCTCAGAACCACATGCATGCACAGTTTGGTACAGGTCAGGGTGATTCCCCCATAACATCACCCAGAACATGTGTCCGTGGTGAAGGGAGCACTCCTGTCTCCAAGCTTCCAGATCCTAcaccactgctgccccacagagTCCCACCCCACTGTTACTCACTGCATTGATCCCTGAAAGCTGCTGGCCCATCATCATGACAACGATAGAGATGAGCTGCCAGCGCAGGCCTCTGAAGGTGCACAGGGTGAACACAGAGAGGTgtccctcttccttttctgacttGTCTTCTTGGCGCATTTCTTCTATCTCATCATCCACATCATCCCAGCCTCTCAAACGCTGCAGAGCTGGTTGGGAGAGGAAGATGAGCTACAGACCCCAGAAAGCTCTCCTGCTTTACATCAAGGCAGTACAACATGCAAAGCCAGGGCAGTAGAACTGCACCCAGGATGGGAAGTCAGGGATTCACAGAAGCAAAGGAGCAATGCCGCAAAAAGCCATCCACCACCAACACGTCAGCGAAGGACTTCATGCTCTCTTGCTTTGCTGTTGGTTGCTGCCTGTCATGTCCCACAGTCAGACTTTCCCCATTCCATCTCACCTTCCAGCAGCAGGTGATGCCATACCTTGTCGCGCTTCATCCTCATTGCCCTTTTGTATCAGCAGATATCTGggactttcaggaaaaaagggCAGCGTAAGGAGCTGAAGTGCTGATGGGATCCCAGTGAGCCCCAGGAGCAAGGGCCAGCCTGCAACAAACGAAACAAGATGGTGACTGGGAGAGATCTTTCCCCCATGGAGCTGACAGAATTTCCTGAGCCAGGGCTTTACCTTTGACATGCCCAAGGATGCTGGTAAGGCCGAGGATCTGAGCTATGAGGATGCCAAGGGTGATGAAGAGCTGGGGTACTATCCCAATAGCACCTCTGAGATTCCTGGGGGACATTTCACCCAGGAACATGGGAACCACGTTGGAGGCCAGACCTGGTAGGCAGAGAACAAGATcagtcctgcagctgcctgacATCAGCACGCTCACCATCTGCTTTTTGTCCGCCTACTACAACAAATAAGATGCTTTTTGTCCTTACATGCAGAATCAAAGTGATCCCTGCTAGACCACAGGACACATGGAAGCTTCACACTTGAACTCTTTTGCTCTGGCTGAAGATTTAATGTTATCCATGTCAAGCAAAGAAACTGTACTacagctgcttttctctctcttcagtgGGATGTTTGGAAAGCAAATTGAAAGGTAGGAGaggaatttctgctttcttcaggaGCACAGTATTGTTAGCTGCAGTAACCCTGAGAGCTGCCAGTTCCCATACTTACGCTGTAAACCTTGGCATGCAAAACCCAAACTCTAGAAGTCAAATGACCAAACAACTCTTATCTTACAATGGTAATTAAGTTCCCAGCCTTCAAGTGCTAGGGGTTATAAAGGAGTTCAAGACATTATCTGAAGGCCAAAAGGCATAGaaacaaactggaacacaactGGAAAACactataaaattaatttcatgagGTACAGTGTTTAATGATGACACTACAATAAACCTCCTAACTGTCCTCATAAAAAAAGTGCTAGCAGTGACTTGTAGACCAGTGCCTCCAATTAACAGTGGCTAATTGCTCAGAACTATGCTGATCAATGCCCATCACAGAAGGGCTCTTGGTGttcctcccagctgcagggctgtcccTTTTGAGAGGAGGAACCATGCCAGGATCCTAAAAGAGCCCCAGGCTGGCTCGATTCAGCAGCCTCCTTTCCCCACAGCAGGGCACAGGCAGCCCTGATTCTTCTGTCAGTTATCCATAATTGAAACTATTTGGAGGAATCCCTCCTACCAGCTCCCTTTGTAGTCAGAGAAGCAATGCtaagagcagctgctgggcttaAGAGAGcaaaaagtcaaaacaaaacagactaGACGTGTTTCCTGCCTTAGCTCAACAACTGCAACTGGGGCACGTTATAGATGGCATTGTTTTCCTGTGCCAGTTTGTCTTCTCAGATACCCAAAACTCACCAACAAGCAATACAGCACATCAGTCTTGCTAAGCCAAAGCCAATTAATTAAATCTGAGCGGTGTCAGGACCCTCATCAGTGTGGCTTGgcaggagctcagagcagcagagggtGTCCAGCCATCCCATGCCTGTCAGGtgtgtgtcactgcagctccagcacagccaccaaCCCAACTCACACTGTGCCCCTTAGCTCCCCACTGGCCTTGCAGTAAATCCAGTGACCCTGCACCCTTCACTTTCATGTTTTTGCACCCCTGCAGGAAGAACAGCCAGTTCCAGGAATGGATTACTGGATCTGGCATTCTATTCAATGATTTGAGCTTGGAAGCacccttttgttttttattatgtttaaaaacagcCTATCTGTTGGGAAAACAGATGACCGTCAGCGGGTTTCCTGGCTGATGGCACTTGAGCTGAGCAGATGCTGACTGCAgagggcagctgcagccacagacatctctgtgcagcccacagcccagccTCACTGCCACTGCCTGCCAGAGATCTCATACTTCTGCAACACACCAAGGAGAACTGCTAATCAAGCAAGCACAGAACTGCTACGCAGGTGTATGGCTAAAATATGCTACCTGGGAAACCTCCTGTTGTGCAAAGACCTCTACATAGCCAAGAATATCAGATTTATTGCTCTTCCTTTAGCATCCAACCTCTCACTTACCAGCATATATCCCCATGATAACACGGGAGACGATGATTACTTCAAAAGTTTTTGCTACCTCTGAGGTTCCCATAAGGACTGCAGCAACAATGGAGAAGAGGTTGTTTATCAGCAAGGTGCCTTTTCTGCAAAGTAGCAGAGAGACAgaatcagtttatttttctaagacCTCCATAGCAGACAGACCCTCCCTCGTGTTACGCTGTTCAAAACCCAGAGGAGCTGCCATCCCAAAGACCAGCCAAAAGAAAACGGCTGTTGTCCCATCTTTTCCTGCAGGGAATGAAGGAAGCTCAGCATACATTGAGCAACCGAGGCCTGCATGCAGCTCCCAGGACTTTCACCACTGCTTCCCACCTGGCTcagagcccagcacacagcctggccttgacCAGACTGGAATCAAATAAATTCTCCTACACGTGAGAGATGCCACATTCCCAAGTCCAGCACTGGGCTGACTGCTTTAGGATCGAAGCGGTGCGATGCTGTTGAGCTCGGCGAGCCGGAGCAACCAGTAAGGCCAGCCTTATCTGAGCCACACTGCTGTCACGTACCGGCCACAGTTGTTGACCAGAGGTCCCACCATGAGTGACCCAAAGAAGCCACCCAGGGGATACATGGACACAGTGAGGGACCACAGCAGCGTCTGGAAGCTCGCGTCCATGGGGACTCCATGCCTGTCGATGTAGGTTCGGTTGTAGAAGTCTTGCATGTACTAAAACGAAATATGGAGTGTGTTTAGCAGTAAGCAGAACCTCTGTGTTGTAAAAGGTAATTAATAATCAATGCCATAAAACTTTAAACAAGTGTCTTGATAAGACCAGAACAGCCAAGGAATAGGATTGCAAGGGAGAGTGGGAGAAGCCTTGCCTTATGCAAGTCATCCTGCCTTATCGGATTTCAAACAAATTATCCTGCCTTATCGGATCTGCCTGCTTCGCAGGAGGGAAGGCATTTCCCCACGCCCCATCgctgctgggcacagagccACGACACAGCCTCAGCACAAACCCACGTCCTCTGCCAGGGACCATTGCTCCCCAGCTGTTCAGTGACTCCACACGTGGAGCAGCACGAGGAGCTCAGACACCTGTAACCACGCTCCTCCTCCACCCTGCTGCTATTGAACCTCCTCCATCGCCATCCACATCCCAACCTACCGGGGCTGGAGAGTTGATCACGGACACGTTGTAGCCGTACTGGAAGGACGATCCAAAGGCAGAGATCAGCGTTACCAGCGCAAGAGGAAGCGTCATCCTctgcagagggagaagaaaagacaagcACCTCAGAATCAGATTTGGCTTTCAAGCATAAATGGCACCAtgtaaaagcacagaaacaccTTTTGCCTCACCGGTTGCATTTTTGGCTTTGCGTTATCCTACAAAGAAAGCCCAACTGGTTGCTTTCATCCTAACTCCCTTTGTTCTGCTTGATTTGCACACAGTCATTACAGTAACTCATTCTACTctttcctgctgctgatggaTCATTTGGATGAGGAACAATTTCCAAGTTATCACACTTAGAATACCACCCTGCAGGGAGAAAGGAATTGCATGCAATTATTCCTTTTCCAACGTGCGAGTTACTGGGGCAACaaagcaggatgctgctggaggagagcttTAAGAAGACAATGCTCCAGGTGAAGCAGCAAGCCCCGTTCCTGCCCGCTGTCCTCACCACCACCACAGAGGCTTTCTGCAAACATTCAGCTGCCGTTCCAGCCTCAGCCCgcagccagccctgctttgTTGACTGAGCtgcctttttttaatatagctCACCAACACATCTCACAACCGCTGCCGTAATAAAACCACTTTCCATTTCCACTTTGCATTCGTACCGTTTTCTATCCTTTCGCTATCCTTAATGCCTGCAAGTTTTGCACATCCCAGCACAGTGCGGGTTCCACATGGAGGAGCTGCCACAGCCCTCACTGAGCATCTGCCCTAGCAGTGCTGGTGCTCATCGCCCTCCAGCTCCCCGGCAGctctcctgcagagctctgcactcTCAGGGACTGCAGGAGGTGGAAAAGCCAATGGAtctgcagcaggagaaagcagagccTTCCAGCACCACTTTCTAGCAGTAGACTGTTGACACACTTGCAGTGGTGATGAAAAGCAGACTGCTTCACTGGCATTAGCAAATCCCCGGAGCTCAGGAGAGCCGCTGGTGTTAATTATACAAACACACCACTTTTAGGAGAACCTTTGGCACACAGGAGCACTGCATTGTGCAAGAACCCACAAATGCTGCTTTGCAAGGCGGCCCTCATCCAGAAACTTCCGCAGCCTAAAAAGGATTAagaagcaggacagaaaacacGCACACAGAAGGGGAATTTCACAGAGCTGCGTGGTAGGTCAGATGGACAGAACGAATGAGGAGACTCAGTGCAAGGCTGCACTGCAGACAAACCAGGTTCAAGAACGGACAAATCTCTGCTCTCCCTCTGAGATCAGCTGTGGGTACCCAACGAGGAGATCTTGGGTCCCCTTCCACTACAGACCTGCACAACCCAAAGCTTGCTTGGCACCCCACGGGAGGCAGAGCTGAGAACAGCCTGGCACGCTTACccccttcctgccttcctccacGCTGgagctctcctgcttttctccgTTCATCTCCATTTTGATGTTTGAATTGCAGATGCTGAGTACAGACTTTTATAGCCAAAACAGATGACACGGGGAATGGAAACACCCTCCTTGGAAAGGAAACCCGCCCCGTGACGTTGAAGGAAGCGCCCAATCGATGGCCAGCTCTATCTGTCAAAGTCAGTAGATGGTTGTTGGGTCATTTCCCAATCCCATGCGTCTTCTCCTGCACGtctcctctcccttttccttgCTGAAGTCAGATGTTTTTGGGCCAGAGCCAGACTCAAAGCAGAGCCAGCTACAGGGGAAGCACTCTCATCTGCTCCAGGAGGAGGGCAGGCTTTTTGCCAAGGCTCCCAGAGGTGCCGTTCCCCCAGCACTAGTGTGCACAGCAGTCAAGTtgacagcaggagagctgctgttcactgcagccactgcctgGCAACCACTGTGtttcagcaaaagcagaacaTTCCATGGAGCCTCACAGAGGGCTTTTGCCGTGGGTCAGTGATAACCCCGAGCTGCACTAACCCTGCAGCCGGGTTGCACACCTTTAACCCCCAGCAGAAATACTGCACCTGGTCccaccctgcagagcagcttgctCTTGGCACAGCTGCAGACTGCAGGTTCCTTCTTCTTGGGTTTGTTCTTGCCAATGCACAGAACGTGCTGCTTTTTACATCAAAGCATAACAGttgctttcctgctctgtgcGAGGTGTGccgtgctgctggcacagcattAGCCTCCTACATGAGGAGGCTACCTACAGCAGCCCAAGACTTGGTTAACCATTAACTACAACTCTTCAGAGTTTATCAGCACAATACAAAGTTCACAGATACCCCTGGCAGCCACAGTAACTAAAACCAAACTATATATCAGTCCCGTTGTCTTTAACACCCAGTTAAAGAAACACCGATCTTGAGCCAGACACGCTCCATGCGCCCTGCATGCATTCCTCAGCTGGCTGCATCCTCCCCACCTGATGAAATCATCAGGCACACAATCTACTCAGCATATTTCTTTTGTCCTTGATTATCTTTTTGCACCCATTAGTAATATTTCTGGATAGGTATTTTAAAGGGCAAAGAACACATGGTAAAAATAGTGAGGGCTCAGCAGGAGCGAAGCCAGGCACTGCTTCCTATAGGTGTACTTGCTAAAGCTGCTTATGTAAATGTTCAATGCTGTTGGCAGTAGGAAGTGATGTATGTGGCCATTTATTTGCAGGACAGGGTGGACTAACCAGCTGTCAGCTCGTACTGTAAGCAAAGCTTACAAACTGGCAAGACTCTAAAAATAGGAAGGGGAACAGAGCCCTTCTGCTTCAGGGCAGCGGAACACAGTCCCAAGACTTCTGCTATTCATCCCTTCTGCAACGTGTCACAACACGACGACCCCCACAGCACTGTTTGGTCAGATTTTGTGACAagtgatagaatcatagaataacccaagttggaagggactcacaaaAACCAAGTCAGTCATCTTATGGAAACCGTCCTCAGCGGCTCGCATCAAGAACACTCCTGCATCCTTCAGAAAGCTGCTCCACACTCCCACCTATCTATCCCTTGGGGTTTTGGCTGCACGGAGATGCAAACAGGATATCCATCAACAACTCTCACCCAACCTCAGCATTCCCACTGaggcactgcagccagcaggtaCTAACAGAGATACTGAAGGAGCTGTTACCATACTGGCTTCAAAAATTGCCCAAAGAGCCCCCAAATAAATGGGACAGCTTACAGCAGCTATTGTAGTCCTCACTTTCATAGGTCTTTAATCAGAAGAAGGCAATGACAGGTGAGTTACTCTGCTCCAAGGGTGGGGAATTTGCAAGGAGGACAAACCTCTCACAAAACATCCCTGCCCTTTGAAGGGTGCCATTCTTCTGGGAGCTCTGGGCAGGCTCACAGCTACTCCAATATTTGGTAATTTTGAGACAGAAGACTTTTCTGTCATGGTTTTTAAACTCTTTCCCTGAGCTTAAAGAAATAACCTTGACATAGATGGAAATCAAAAAGAAGATGCATTTGCCATCAGAAGTCCTTCATCAGAGCATAAATATTTGCTTATGACAGCAGAATGCTTTGAGTATTTGCCAACCACGAGAGCCAGGCAGCGTCATCCCTAAGGTGCCCATCGGCACCAAACCTGGGAGATGGAGATGTCAATGAAGGGAGACAGGATGGGGAGCAAATCTCCTTGAACTTTCACAGTAATTGCA
Proteins encoded in this region:
- the SLC2A5 gene encoding solute carrier family 2, facilitated glucose transporter member 5, which encodes MPMEKGLDGSQSKLSGPNPRMTLPLALVTLISAFGSSFQYGYNVSVINSPAPYMQDFYNRTYIDRHGVPMDASFQTLLWSLTVSMYPLGGFFGSLMVGPLVNNCGRKGTLLINNLFSIVAAVLMGTSEVAKTFEVIIVSRVIMGIYAGLASNVVPMFLGEMSPRNLRGAIGIVPQLFITLGILIAQILGLTSILGHVKGWPLLLGLTGIPSALQLLTLPFFPESPRYLLIQKGNEDEARQALQRLRGWDDVDDEIEEMRQEDKSEKEEGHLSVFTLCTFRGLRWQLISIVVMMMGQQLSGINAVFYYADRIFLSAGVETDHVQYVTVSIGAINVLMTLLAVFIVESLGRRILLLAGFGLCCGSCAVLTLALNLQNTVSWMSYLSIVCVIIYIIGHAIGASPIPFVMITEMFLQSSRPAAFMVGGSVHWLCNFTVGLVFLYMEAGLGAYSFLIFCGICLATMVYIFFIVPETKNKTFMEINRIMAKRNKVEIQTDVEQMMDLQTVPSVKADKSEVLGSDL